A stretch of Apis cerana isolate GH-2021 linkage group LG1, AcerK_1.0, whole genome shotgun sequence DNA encodes these proteins:
- the LOC108002558 gene encoding synaptic vesicle glycoprotein 2B isoform X2 — protein sequence MDVISMSFILPSAQCDLNLDTQAKGWLNSIIFIGMMAGAYAWGSIADALGRRKVLIAISFINALCIVASSFSQSYALFMVFRFLNGAALGGSGPVIWSYFAEFQPKSKRGSMLSFMAAFWTLGNLFVAGLAWLIIPHDIGITYSAFTYNSWRIFLLICAVPSFIVAGLLLLLPESPKYLLSCGRYEEALDIFRGIYAINTGKSRDSYTVKELILNDIREPELTNSSIEKNKCKTMLADIVNNSKQLFVSPILRFTMISIIINFTFHIGYYGLMMWFPELFNRFDEFHRDHPNEIASICQVTEYVVQKGSQNIKTLCSDKIGASVFMESLITVASAIPANIIAVLGMDRLGRKFFLLFSTLSSGLCAIGLYFVYNKHHNLIVSAIFSGVISCGNAALDCLITEVFPTPLRATGIAISMVAARLGGIIGNIVISQLLDMYCPAPTFIVAALLIGGGLLCLFLPNTTREPLS from the exons ATGGACGTAATCTCTATGTCCTTCATCCTTCCTAGTGCACAATGTGACCTGAATCTCGATACTCAAGCCAAGGGATGGCTCAACTCAATCATTTTCATCGGTATGATGGCGGGGGCGTACGCCTGGGGTTCCATCGCGGACGCCCTAGGTCGACGGAAAGTTCTTATCGCCATCTCCTTCATAAATGCTCTTTGCATTGTCGCCTCCAGCTTCAGCCAATCTTATGCACTTTTTATGGTTTTCCGTTTTCTCAACGGCGCTGC TCTTGGAGGTAGCGGACCTGTGATTTGGTCATACTTTGCCGAATTCCAACCAAAATCGAAGCGAGGATCGATGTTGTCCTTCATGGCTGCTTTTTGGACACTTGGAAACCTCTTTGTTGCTG gtTTGGCGTGGTTGATCATCCCTCATGATATCGGTATCACATATTCAGCGTTCACATATAATTCTTGGCGAATCTTCCTGCTGATCTGCGCTGTTCCATCGTTTATCGTCGCGGGGCTGCTCCTGTTGCTCCCTGAATCTCCTAAATACCTCTTATCCTGCGGAAGATACGAGGAGGCGCTCGATATCTTCCGTGGAATTTATGCCATTAACACTGGCAAATCACGTGATAGTTATACg gtgaaagaattaattttaaatgacatCCGAGAACCGGAACTGACGAATAGTAGTATCGAAAAGAACAAATGCAAAACAATGCTCGCCGATATCGTAAACAATAGCAAACAACTTTTCGTCTCACCTATACTTCGTTTCACtatgatttcaattattattaatttcacttttcatATCGGTTATTACGGTCTAATGATGTGGTTTCCTGAATTATTCAATCGTTTCGACGAATTTCATCGTGATCATCCAAATGAAATCGCTTCGATATGTCAAGTGACCGAATATGTGGTTCAAAAAGGTTCTCAAAATATCAAGACTCTTTGTTCCGATAAAATTGGCGCTTCCGTTTTTATGGAATCGTTAATTACCGTAGCATCCGCTATACCTGCAAATATTATTGCTGTTCTAGGAATGGATCGTCTTGGccgtaaatttttcttat tGTTTAGTACACTTTCATCAGGACTTTGCGCGATcggattatattttgtatacaatAAGCATCACAATCTGATCGTTTCGGCTATCTTCAGCGGTGTGATAAGCTGTGGAAATGCAGCTCTAGACTGTTTAATAACCGAAGTTTTCCCGACACCTCTTCGCGCAACAGGAATTGCTATTTCTATGGTTGCAGCGCGTCTCGGTGGAATTATTGGTAACATCGTAATATCTCAACTCTTGGATATGTATTGTCCAGCACCAACTTTTATCGTTGCTGCACTTTTAATCg gTGGAggattattatgtttattcttACCAAATACAACACGGGAACCACTTTCTTGA
- the LOC108002558 gene encoding synaptic vesicle glycoprotein 2B isoform X1, whose protein sequence is MVEGDLNSKHNHKCDVKDEQLNGCGSKDLELARIGTKGKTLDPEKGSIDKADFEKAIELTNYGKFHYFLLTVCGFVSTSEEMDVISMSFILPSAQCDLNLDTQAKGWLNSIIFIGMMAGAYAWGSIADALGRRKVLIAISFINALCIVASSFSQSYALFMVFRFLNGAALGGSGPVIWSYFAEFQPKSKRGSMLSFMAAFWTLGNLFVAGLAWLIIPHDIGITYSAFTYNSWRIFLLICAVPSFIVAGLLLLLPESPKYLLSCGRYEEALDIFRGIYAINTGKSRDSYTVKELILNDIREPELTNSSIEKNKCKTMLADIVNNSKQLFVSPILRFTMISIIINFTFHIGYYGLMMWFPELFNRFDEFHRDHPNEIASICQVTEYVVQKGSQNIKTLCSDKIGASVFMESLITVASAIPANIIAVLGMDRLGRKFFLLFSTLSSGLCAIGLYFVYNKHHNLIVSAIFSGVISCGNAALDCLITEVFPTPLRATGIAISMVAARLGGIIGNIVISQLLDMYCPAPTFIVAALLIGGGLLCLFLPNTTREPLS, encoded by the exons ATGGTAGAGGGTGATCTTAATTCAAAGCACAATCATA aGTGTGATGTAAAAGACGAGCAGCTAAACGGCTGTGGCTCTAAGGATCTCGAACTTGCTC gTATTGGAACAAAGGGCAAGACCCTAGATCCAGAGAAAGGATCCATCGATAAAGCGGATTTCGAAAAGGCCATTGAACTTacca ACTATGGCAAATTTCACTACTTCCTTCTCACGGTATGCGGCTTCGTTAGCACCAGTGAGGAGATGGACGTAATCTCTATGTCCTTCATCCTTCCTAGTGCACAATGTGACCTGAATCTCGATACTCAAGCCAAGGGATGGCTCAACTCAATCATTTTCATCGGTATGATGGCGGGGGCGTACGCCTGGGGTTCCATCGCGGACGCCCTAGGTCGACGGAAAGTTCTTATCGCCATCTCCTTCATAAATGCTCTTTGCATTGTCGCCTCCAGCTTCAGCCAATCTTATGCACTTTTTATGGTTTTCCGTTTTCTCAACGGCGCTGC TCTTGGAGGTAGCGGACCTGTGATTTGGTCATACTTTGCCGAATTCCAACCAAAATCGAAGCGAGGATCGATGTTGTCCTTCATGGCTGCTTTTTGGACACTTGGAAACCTCTTTGTTGCTG gtTTGGCGTGGTTGATCATCCCTCATGATATCGGTATCACATATTCAGCGTTCACATATAATTCTTGGCGAATCTTCCTGCTGATCTGCGCTGTTCCATCGTTTATCGTCGCGGGGCTGCTCCTGTTGCTCCCTGAATCTCCTAAATACCTCTTATCCTGCGGAAGATACGAGGAGGCGCTCGATATCTTCCGTGGAATTTATGCCATTAACACTGGCAAATCACGTGATAGTTATACg gtgaaagaattaattttaaatgacatCCGAGAACCGGAACTGACGAATAGTAGTATCGAAAAGAACAAATGCAAAACAATGCTCGCCGATATCGTAAACAATAGCAAACAACTTTTCGTCTCACCTATACTTCGTTTCACtatgatttcaattattattaatttcacttttcatATCGGTTATTACGGTCTAATGATGTGGTTTCCTGAATTATTCAATCGTTTCGACGAATTTCATCGTGATCATCCAAATGAAATCGCTTCGATATGTCAAGTGACCGAATATGTGGTTCAAAAAGGTTCTCAAAATATCAAGACTCTTTGTTCCGATAAAATTGGCGCTTCCGTTTTTATGGAATCGTTAATTACCGTAGCATCCGCTATACCTGCAAATATTATTGCTGTTCTAGGAATGGATCGTCTTGGccgtaaatttttcttat tGTTTAGTACACTTTCATCAGGACTTTGCGCGATcggattatattttgtatacaatAAGCATCACAATCTGATCGTTTCGGCTATCTTCAGCGGTGTGATAAGCTGTGGAAATGCAGCTCTAGACTGTTTAATAACCGAAGTTTTCCCGACACCTCTTCGCGCAACAGGAATTGCTATTTCTATGGTTGCAGCGCGTCTCGGTGGAATTATTGGTAACATCGTAATATCTCAACTCTTGGATATGTATTGTCCAGCACCAACTTTTATCGTTGCTGCACTTTTAATCg gTGGAggattattatgtttattcttACCAAATACAACACGGGAACCACTTTCTTGA